The following are encoded in a window of Crocosphaera sp. UHCC 0190 genomic DNA:
- a CDS encoding pentapeptide repeat-containing protein produces the protein MIPRTFYYKRLFLIITYVLISFLLLAQIEPAWAVNYSQQNLVERDFSGQDLRDAIFDHANLRGANFSHANLQGVRFFSANLESANFEGADLRFADLESARLTKVNFTNAILEGAFATNTLFSSTTIIDGADFTDVLLRPDAEQKLCTIAKGTNPITGKNTKDTLFCP, from the coding sequence ATGATCCCTAGAACTTTTTATTATAAACGATTATTCCTAATAATTACTTATGTATTGATTTCTTTCCTATTGTTAGCACAGATTGAACCTGCTTGGGCAGTTAATTATAGTCAACAAAATTTAGTGGAAAGAGATTTTTCGGGTCAAGATTTACGGGATGCTATTTTTGATCATGCTAACTTAAGGGGAGCTAATTTCAGCCATGCAAACTTACAAGGAGTTCGCTTTTTTTCCGCTAATTTAGAATCCGCTAATTTTGAAGGAGCAGACTTAAGATTTGCTGATTTAGAGTCAGCAAGATTAACAAAAGTTAACTTTACCAATGCAATTTTAGAAGGAGCATTTGCCACTAATACCTTATTTAGTAGCACAACAATTATTGATGGGGCAGATTTTACCGATGTTTTGTTACGTCCTGACGCAGAACAAAAATTATGTACAATTGCGAAAGGAACTAATCCAATAACGGGAAAAAATACAAAAGATACTTTATTTTGTCCTTAG
- a CDS encoding YraN family protein encodes MTSIGQIGEQFVGQWLITQGWQILKQRWRSPWGEIDLIAQHYNPCVVAFVEVKTRQSRNWDSGGVLSITAQKQAKIRQTADYFLGEYPQFADFPCRFDVALVHYKPCPKKSLNQENITINIGESLEWQGYKLTLLDYIEAAF; translated from the coding sequence ATGACATCAATTGGTCAAATTGGCGAACAATTTGTGGGTCAATGGTTAATTACCCAAGGTTGGCAAATTTTGAAACAGCGTTGGCGATCGCCTTGGGGAGAAATTGACCTTATTGCTCAACATTATAACCCTTGTGTGGTGGCTTTTGTCGAAGTCAAAACCCGTCAAAGTCGTAATTGGGATAGTGGGGGAGTCTTGTCAATTACCGCACAAAAACAAGCTAAAATTAGGCAAACAGCCGATTATTTTTTAGGAGAATATCCCCAGTTTGCCGATTTTCCCTGTCGGTTTGATGTGGCTTTAGTTCATTATAAACCTTGCCCGAAAAAATCTTTAAACCAAGAAAATATTACCATTAACATAGGTGAATCTCTAGAATGGCAGGGTTATAAATTAACCTTATTAGATTATATTGAAGCTGCTTTTTAA